From one Syngnathoides biaculeatus isolate LvHL_M chromosome 12, ASM1980259v1, whole genome shotgun sequence genomic stretch:
- the gtf2a1l gene encoding TFIIA-alpha and beta-like factor isoform X3, producing MRELFLDEGIEDCILDNLRQLWETKMMESKTMDDFRKNNIDSPDFVLELPPNYSRNDAELTASVMMPASQTNHSFPVKTNSETLATFSLPAGLSYPVQIPAGVTLQTASGQLYKVNVPVVVTQAPAGQQTVSQPPPASIQVGETLSQEPPPAATILPDSLTLPDATLPRSQESSFPQQDPIPKPTPIGVGSSPEQESALAAGASLSNPEPVDLSVKSSAVGQFFDTQEALTKTTPFKSSDVDDILKEFIKEEREKAARARNLAHGKCCDQPEAILGLDLDFNYNELSDIVQLDGTADNSDLEEEEVVPLEQNDFLGIINAEAIKALQEGVGSSDGNTASSSSDSEGADELEHVEDEDPLNSGDDVFEQDIPDLFDSENVIVCQYDKLQIHRSKNRWKFHLKDGVMCYGGRDYVFSKAVGEAEW from the exons ATGAGGGAGCTATTCCTGGATGAGGGTATTGAAGACTGCATCCTCGACAATTTACGACAA CTTTGGGAGACAAAAATGATGGAGTCAAAGACTATGGATGACTTCAGGAAGAACAACATCGACTCTCCAGACTTTGTGCTGGAGCTTCCACCAAACTACAGCCGCAATGATGCAGAACTCACAG CTTCAGTAATGATGCCCGCAAGTCAGACTAATCACAGTTTTCCTGTCAAG ACCAACTCCGAGACACTTGCTACCTTTTCACTTCCTGCTGGCCTATCTTACCCTGTGCAGATACCTGCTGGAGTCACTCTACAAACAGCCTCCG GTCAACTTTACAAGGTCAATGTTCCTGTTGTGGTTACTCAGGCCCCAGCCGGACAGCAAACGGTATCCCAACCTCCACCGGCTTCAATCCAAGTTGGTGAAACGCTCTCTCAGGAGCCACCGCCTGCCGCGACCATTTTGCCCGACTCCTTGACACTGCCAGACGCTACTTTACCCCGCAGTCAGGAAAGCAGCTTTCCACAGCAAGACCCTATCCCAAAGCCCACACCGATTGGGGTAGGGTCTTCTCCAGAACAGGAATCTGCACTGGCTGCGGGAGCGAGCCTGTCGAATCCAGAGCCTGTGGACCTTAGCGTCAAAAGCTCTGCCGTCGGCCAGTTTTTCGATACCCAGGAGGCTTTGACGAAGACCACTCCGTTCAAGAGCAGTGACGTTGATGACATCCTCAAAGAATTCATTAAAGAGGAGCGAGAAAAAGCAGCAAGGGCAAGGAATTTGGCTCACGGCAAATGTTGCGACCAGCCTGAAGCAATTCTCGGG CTGGACCTGGACTTCAACTACAATGAGCTATCCGACATCGTACAGCTGGATGGTACGGCAGACAATTCGGACCTGGAAGAGGAAGAAGTCGTGCCGCTGGAGCAGAATGACTTCCTGGGTATAATCAACGCAGAGGCCATCAAGGCTCTGCAGGAAGGAGTCGGGAGCAGTGATGGGAACACCGCCTCTTCCAGCAGTGATAGTGAAGGCGCTGATGAGCTTGAACATGTAGAAGATGAG GATCCATTGAATTCAGGTGACGATGTGTTTGAACAAGACATCCCAGATCTGTTTGACTCAGAGAATGTCATTGTTTGCCAATATGACAAA TTGCAGATTCACCGCAGCAAGAACCGCTGGAAGTTCCATTTGAAAGATGGCGTCATGTGTTACGGTGGCAGGGATTACGTGTTCTCTAAAGCTGTTGGGGAAGCAGAATGGTAA
- the gtf2a1l gene encoding TFIIA-alpha and beta-like factor isoform X4, with amino-acid sequence MGPMVLWETKMMESKTMDDFRKNNIDSPDFVLELPPNYSRNDAELTASVMMPASQTNHSFPVKTNSETLATFSLPAGLSYPVQIPAGVTLQTASGQLYKVNVPVVVTQAPAGQQTVSQPPPASIQVGETLSQEPPPAATILPDSLTLPDATLPRSQESSFPQQDPIPKPTPIGVGSSPEQESALAAGASLSNPEPVDLSVKSSAVGQFFDTQEALTKTTPFKSSDVDDILKEFIKEEREKAARARNLAHGKCCDQPEAILGLDLDFNYNELSDIVQLDGTADNSDLEEEEVVPLEQNDFLGIINAEAIKALQEGVGSSDGNTASSSSDSEGADELEHVEDEDPLNSGDDVFEQDIPDLFDSENVIVCQYDKLQIHRSKNRWKFHLKDGVMCYGGRDYVFSKAVGEAEW; translated from the exons ATGGGCCCCATGGTG CTTTGGGAGACAAAAATGATGGAGTCAAAGACTATGGATGACTTCAGGAAGAACAACATCGACTCTCCAGACTTTGTGCTGGAGCTTCCACCAAACTACAGCCGCAATGATGCAGAACTCACAG CTTCAGTAATGATGCCCGCAAGTCAGACTAATCACAGTTTTCCTGTCAAG ACCAACTCCGAGACACTTGCTACCTTTTCACTTCCTGCTGGCCTATCTTACCCTGTGCAGATACCTGCTGGAGTCACTCTACAAACAGCCTCCG GTCAACTTTACAAGGTCAATGTTCCTGTTGTGGTTACTCAGGCCCCAGCCGGACAGCAAACGGTATCCCAACCTCCACCGGCTTCAATCCAAGTTGGTGAAACGCTCTCTCAGGAGCCACCGCCTGCCGCGACCATTTTGCCCGACTCCTTGACACTGCCAGACGCTACTTTACCCCGCAGTCAGGAAAGCAGCTTTCCACAGCAAGACCCTATCCCAAAGCCCACACCGATTGGGGTAGGGTCTTCTCCAGAACAGGAATCTGCACTGGCTGCGGGAGCGAGCCTGTCGAATCCAGAGCCTGTGGACCTTAGCGTCAAAAGCTCTGCCGTCGGCCAGTTTTTCGATACCCAGGAGGCTTTGACGAAGACCACTCCGTTCAAGAGCAGTGACGTTGATGACATCCTCAAAGAATTCATTAAAGAGGAGCGAGAAAAAGCAGCAAGGGCAAGGAATTTGGCTCACGGCAAATGTTGCGACCAGCCTGAAGCAATTCTCGGG CTGGACCTGGACTTCAACTACAATGAGCTATCCGACATCGTACAGCTGGATGGTACGGCAGACAATTCGGACCTGGAAGAGGAAGAAGTCGTGCCGCTGGAGCAGAATGACTTCCTGGGTATAATCAACGCAGAGGCCATCAAGGCTCTGCAGGAAGGAGTCGGGAGCAGTGATGGGAACACCGCCTCTTCCAGCAGTGATAGTGAAGGCGCTGATGAGCTTGAACATGTAGAAGATGAG GATCCATTGAATTCAGGTGACGATGTGTTTGAACAAGACATCCCAGATCTGTTTGACTCAGAGAATGTCATTGTTTGCCAATATGACAAA TTGCAGATTCACCGCAGCAAGAACCGCTGGAAGTTCCATTTGAAAGATGGCGTCATGTGTTACGGTGGCAGGGATTACGTGTTCTCTAAAGCTGTTGGGGAAGCAGAATGGTAA
- the gtf2a1l gene encoding TFIIA-alpha and beta-like factor isoform X1, giving the protein MGPMVAKLYLSIINDVIESMRELFLDEGIEDCILDNLRQLWETKMMESKTMDDFRKNNIDSPDFVLELPPNYSRNDAELTASVMMPASQTNHSFPVKTNSETLATFSLPAGLSYPVQIPAGVTLQTASGQLYKVNVPVVVTQAPAGQQTVSQPPPASIQVGETLSQEPPPAATILPDSLTLPDATLPRSQESSFPQQDPIPKPTPIGVGSSPEQESALAAGASLSNPEPVDLSVKSSAVGQFFDTQEALTKTTPFKSSDVDDILKEFIKEEREKAARARNLAHGKCCDQPEAILGLDLDFNYNELSDIVQLDGTADNSDLEEEEVVPLEQNDFLGIINAEAIKALQEGVGSSDGNTASSSSDSEGADELEHVEDEDPLNSGDDVFEQDIPDLFDSENVIVCQYDKLQIHRSKNRWKFHLKDGVMCYGGRDYVFSKAVGEAEW; this is encoded by the exons ATGGGCCCCATGGTG GCCAAGCTCTATTTGTCAATAATCAATGACGTGATTGAGAGTATGAGGGAGCTATTCCTGGATGAGGGTATTGAAGACTGCATCCTCGACAATTTACGACAA CTTTGGGAGACAAAAATGATGGAGTCAAAGACTATGGATGACTTCAGGAAGAACAACATCGACTCTCCAGACTTTGTGCTGGAGCTTCCACCAAACTACAGCCGCAATGATGCAGAACTCACAG CTTCAGTAATGATGCCCGCAAGTCAGACTAATCACAGTTTTCCTGTCAAG ACCAACTCCGAGACACTTGCTACCTTTTCACTTCCTGCTGGCCTATCTTACCCTGTGCAGATACCTGCTGGAGTCACTCTACAAACAGCCTCCG GTCAACTTTACAAGGTCAATGTTCCTGTTGTGGTTACTCAGGCCCCAGCCGGACAGCAAACGGTATCCCAACCTCCACCGGCTTCAATCCAAGTTGGTGAAACGCTCTCTCAGGAGCCACCGCCTGCCGCGACCATTTTGCCCGACTCCTTGACACTGCCAGACGCTACTTTACCCCGCAGTCAGGAAAGCAGCTTTCCACAGCAAGACCCTATCCCAAAGCCCACACCGATTGGGGTAGGGTCTTCTCCAGAACAGGAATCTGCACTGGCTGCGGGAGCGAGCCTGTCGAATCCAGAGCCTGTGGACCTTAGCGTCAAAAGCTCTGCCGTCGGCCAGTTTTTCGATACCCAGGAGGCTTTGACGAAGACCACTCCGTTCAAGAGCAGTGACGTTGATGACATCCTCAAAGAATTCATTAAAGAGGAGCGAGAAAAAGCAGCAAGGGCAAGGAATTTGGCTCACGGCAAATGTTGCGACCAGCCTGAAGCAATTCTCGGG CTGGACCTGGACTTCAACTACAATGAGCTATCCGACATCGTACAGCTGGATGGTACGGCAGACAATTCGGACCTGGAAGAGGAAGAAGTCGTGCCGCTGGAGCAGAATGACTTCCTGGGTATAATCAACGCAGAGGCCATCAAGGCTCTGCAGGAAGGAGTCGGGAGCAGTGATGGGAACACCGCCTCTTCCAGCAGTGATAGTGAAGGCGCTGATGAGCTTGAACATGTAGAAGATGAG GATCCATTGAATTCAGGTGACGATGTGTTTGAACAAGACATCCCAGATCTGTTTGACTCAGAGAATGTCATTGTTTGCCAATATGACAAA TTGCAGATTCACCGCAGCAAGAACCGCTGGAAGTTCCATTTGAAAGATGGCGTCATGTGTTACGGTGGCAGGGATTACGTGTTCTCTAAAGCTGTTGGGGAAGCAGAATGGTAA
- the gtf2a1l gene encoding TFIIA-alpha and beta-like factor isoform X2 produces MGPMVAKLYLSIINDVIESMRELFLDEGIEDCILDNLRQLWETKMMESKTMDDFRKNNIDSPDFVLELPPNYSRNDAELTASVMMPASQTNHSFPVKTNSETLATFSLPAGLSYPVQIPAGVTLQTASGQLYKVNVPVVVTQAPAGQQTVSQPPPASIQVGETLSQEPPPAATILPDSLTLPDATLPRSQESSFPQQDPIPKPTPIGVGSSPEQESALAAGASLSNPEPVDLSVKSSAVGQFFDTQEALTKTTPFKSSDVDDILKEFIKEEREKAARARNLAHGKCCDQPEAILGLDLDFNYNELSDIVQLDGTADNSDLEEEEVVPLEQNDFLGIINAEAIKALQEGVGSSDGNTASSSSDSEGADELEHVEDEDPLNSGDDVFEQDIPDLFDSENVIVCQYDKIHRSKNRWKFHLKDGVMCYGGRDYVFSKAVGEAEW; encoded by the exons ATGGGCCCCATGGTG GCCAAGCTCTATTTGTCAATAATCAATGACGTGATTGAGAGTATGAGGGAGCTATTCCTGGATGAGGGTATTGAAGACTGCATCCTCGACAATTTACGACAA CTTTGGGAGACAAAAATGATGGAGTCAAAGACTATGGATGACTTCAGGAAGAACAACATCGACTCTCCAGACTTTGTGCTGGAGCTTCCACCAAACTACAGCCGCAATGATGCAGAACTCACAG CTTCAGTAATGATGCCCGCAAGTCAGACTAATCACAGTTTTCCTGTCAAG ACCAACTCCGAGACACTTGCTACCTTTTCACTTCCTGCTGGCCTATCTTACCCTGTGCAGATACCTGCTGGAGTCACTCTACAAACAGCCTCCG GTCAACTTTACAAGGTCAATGTTCCTGTTGTGGTTACTCAGGCCCCAGCCGGACAGCAAACGGTATCCCAACCTCCACCGGCTTCAATCCAAGTTGGTGAAACGCTCTCTCAGGAGCCACCGCCTGCCGCGACCATTTTGCCCGACTCCTTGACACTGCCAGACGCTACTTTACCCCGCAGTCAGGAAAGCAGCTTTCCACAGCAAGACCCTATCCCAAAGCCCACACCGATTGGGGTAGGGTCTTCTCCAGAACAGGAATCTGCACTGGCTGCGGGAGCGAGCCTGTCGAATCCAGAGCCTGTGGACCTTAGCGTCAAAAGCTCTGCCGTCGGCCAGTTTTTCGATACCCAGGAGGCTTTGACGAAGACCACTCCGTTCAAGAGCAGTGACGTTGATGACATCCTCAAAGAATTCATTAAAGAGGAGCGAGAAAAAGCAGCAAGGGCAAGGAATTTGGCTCACGGCAAATGTTGCGACCAGCCTGAAGCAATTCTCGGG CTGGACCTGGACTTCAACTACAATGAGCTATCCGACATCGTACAGCTGGATGGTACGGCAGACAATTCGGACCTGGAAGAGGAAGAAGTCGTGCCGCTGGAGCAGAATGACTTCCTGGGTATAATCAACGCAGAGGCCATCAAGGCTCTGCAGGAAGGAGTCGGGAGCAGTGATGGGAACACCGCCTCTTCCAGCAGTGATAGTGAAGGCGCTGATGAGCTTGAACATGTAGAAGATGAG GATCCATTGAATTCAGGTGACGATGTGTTTGAACAAGACATCCCAGATCTGTTTGACTCAGAGAATGTCATTGTTTGCCAATATGACAAA ATTCACCGCAGCAAGAACCGCTGGAAGTTCCATTTGAAAGATGGCGTCATGTGTTACGGTGGCAGGGATTACGTGTTCTCTAAAGCTGTTGGGGAAGCAGAATGGTAA